Proteins co-encoded in one Natronorubrum daqingense genomic window:
- a CDS encoding DUF4177 domain-containing protein — MDDSTATRWEYETVRPPRDPTMEEAADPKQELNEMAADGWELVDTIDYSGGGTKFLVFKRPAGEGDDG; from the coding sequence ATGGACGACAGCACCGCGACACGGTGGGAATACGAGACGGTTCGTCCGCCGCGGGATCCGACGATGGAGGAGGCTGCGGATCCGAAGCAGGAATTAAACGAGATGGCTGCCGACGGCTGGGAACTGGTCGACACCATCGACTACAGCGGCGGCGGGACGAAGTTCCTCGTCTTCAAGCGGCCGGCTGGCGAGGGCGACGATGGGTAA